A section of the Falco peregrinus isolate bFalPer1 chromosome 3, bFalPer1.pri, whole genome shotgun sequence genome encodes:
- the LOC101918115 gene encoding transmembrane protein 14C: MEYDWLGFGYAALVAAGGVVGYAKAGSVPSLAAGLLFGGLAGLGAYQQSKDPRNVWLSLVASGTLSTVMGMRFYNSRKAMPGIIAGASLLMVGRLGLQIMEKPLKP, translated from the exons ATGGAGTACGACTGGCTGGGCTTCGGCTACGCGGCGCTTGTGGCGGCGGGCGGCGTGGTCGGCTACGCCAAGGCGG GCAGCGTCCCCTCCCTGGCGGCCGGGCTTCTCTTCGGGGGCTTGGCGGGGCTCGGCGCCTACCAGCAGTCCAAGGACCCGAGGAACGTGTGGCTCTCCCTTG TGGCGTCTGGAACCTTGTCTACTGTTATGGGAATGAGATTTTACAACTCCAGAAAAGCAATGCCCGGGATAATTGCTGGTGCCAG TTTACTGATGGTTGGACGGCTTGGACTGCAGATCATGGAAAAGCCTCTTAAGCCATAA